A genomic region of Geothrix edaphica contains the following coding sequences:
- a CDS encoding chromate transporter, translating to MTAAPGAFPLHGWDWLQLFGHFLLLSLLSVGGALTTAPEMHRYLVLQQRWLSETQFSSSITLAQAAPGPNILFVALLGWNLGMNSGGPLLALAGVALALTGILLPSTIVTHLASQWGHRNRHLRAVRAFKQGMAPVVIGLMLATGWILARTAHDAGPAWPLWLLTTATALLVWRTRLHVLWLLAAGALLGILGAV from the coding sequence GTGACGGCCGCCCCGGGAGCCTTCCCTCTGCACGGCTGGGACTGGCTGCAGCTCTTCGGCCACTTCCTCCTGCTGTCGCTGCTGTCCGTGGGCGGCGCCCTCACCACGGCGCCGGAGATGCACCGCTACCTGGTGCTCCAGCAGCGGTGGCTCAGCGAGACCCAGTTCAGCAGCTCCATCACGCTCGCGCAGGCGGCGCCGGGCCCGAACATCCTCTTCGTGGCCCTCCTGGGCTGGAACCTGGGCATGAACTCCGGCGGGCCGCTGCTGGCGCTGGCCGGGGTGGCCCTCGCCCTGACCGGTATCCTGCTGCCCAGCACCATCGTCACGCACCTGGCCTCCCAGTGGGGACACCGGAACCGGCACCTCCGCGCGGTGCGGGCCTTCAAGCAGGGCATGGCCCCCGTCGTCATCGGCCTCATGCTGGCCACCGGCTGGATCCTGGCCCGCACGGCCCACGATGCCGGCCCGGCCTGGCCCCTCTGGCTGCTGACCACCGCCACGGCCCTGCTGGTCTGGCGCACGCGGCTCCACGTGCTCTGGCTCCTGGCGGCCGGCGCGCTCCTCGGCATCCTCGGCGCGGTCTAG
- a CDS encoding chromate transporter: MTERETLLEDQPGPRSLTELFLTFTWLAVQGFGGVMAVAHRELVERKRWLTQAAFVEEWAVAQIMPGPNVMNLSLVIGGRRFGWRGALAAMAGMLALPLLLVLLLAVAYGRLGQHPAVVRALRGMGAVAAGLIMAAGLRLSGGLKGHPLGALACGALAVAAFGGVVLLHWPMPFVLLGLGSVACLATYARLNP; encoded by the coding sequence ATGACTGAGCGCGAGACCCTTCTCGAGGATCAACCAGGGCCCCGGTCCCTGACGGAGCTCTTCCTCACCTTCACCTGGCTGGCCGTGCAGGGCTTCGGCGGCGTCATGGCCGTGGCGCACCGGGAGCTGGTCGAGCGGAAGCGGTGGCTCACCCAGGCCGCCTTCGTCGAGGAATGGGCCGTGGCCCAGATCATGCCCGGCCCCAACGTCATGAACCTCTCGCTGGTCATCGGCGGCCGGCGCTTCGGCTGGCGGGGCGCTCTGGCCGCCATGGCCGGCATGCTCGCGCTGCCGCTGCTGCTGGTCCTGCTGCTGGCCGTGGCCTACGGCCGGCTGGGCCAGCATCCCGCCGTGGTTCGGGCCCTGCGCGGGATGGGCGCCGTGGCCGCGGGCCTGATCATGGCCGCGGGCCTCCGCCTCTCCGGGGGCCTGAAGGGCCACCCTCTCGGCGCCCTCGCCTGCGGGGCCCTGGCCGTGGCCGCTTTCGGCGGGGTGGTGCTGCTGCACTGGCCCATGCCCTTCGTCCTGCTGGGGCTCGGCAGCGTGGCCTGCCTGGCCACCTACGCGAGGCTGAACCCGTGA
- a CDS encoding anion permease gives MSNPDPKGRGWQGAKPMQLLVTLAVGCLLYFILPRVAPVPDAKLFAGTAAAKAKPGDKAAKPGEKVAKPADKPKPAEAKAAEPKAAASAKKPSAKELEVQRIEAEAKVKFEAAAKAKADAEAKVKAEADAKAKAEAEKVRQADWIRGLHLFAIFVATILGIILRPLPMGAVAMIGVGLTAITGTLPIGDSLSGFAEKTLWLIIVAFMFARGFIKTGLGTRIAYFFMRLLGKRTLGLAYGFAATEFVLAPVVPSNTARTAGIIMPIMRSLARAYGSNPEDGTARKIGAYLTMTCFNLDLIVSAMFLTAMAANPMTQKFAADFGITITWNSWFVAAIVPGLVGLLVIPYFFYKLYKPEITETPEAVEMATAKLKEMGRPSMSEWLMVAVFSFVLVLWVIGEKAFGIDGTTAALLGLALLLLTGVLTWKDVLEEHNAWDVLIWTGGLIMMAGFLNKLGMIPWFSKVVGASMAGHGWHFGFLVLAVTYFYAHYFFASMTAHAGAMYAAFLGVSITLGAPPMLAALVLCFFSNLHASMTHYGTGPAPAMFGLGYVPIGTWWRLGFMVSVVNILIWVVVGGAWWKVLHLW, from the coding sequence ATGTCGAACCCAGATCCCAAGGGCCGCGGCTGGCAGGGCGCCAAGCCCATGCAGCTCCTGGTCACCCTAGCCGTCGGCTGTCTCCTCTACTTCATCCTGCCGCGCGTCGCGCCGGTGCCCGACGCCAAGCTCTTCGCGGGCACGGCCGCCGCCAAGGCCAAACCCGGCGACAAGGCCGCGAAGCCCGGCGAGAAGGTGGCCAAGCCCGCCGACAAGCCCAAGCCCGCGGAGGCCAAGGCCGCTGAACCCAAAGCTGCGGCTTCCGCCAAGAAGCCGAGCGCGAAGGAGCTCGAAGTCCAGCGCATCGAGGCCGAGGCCAAGGTCAAGTTCGAGGCCGCCGCCAAGGCCAAGGCGGACGCCGAGGCCAAGGTGAAGGCGGAGGCGGACGCTAAGGCGAAAGCCGAGGCCGAGAAGGTCCGCCAGGCGGACTGGATCCGCGGGCTGCACCTCTTCGCCATCTTCGTGGCCACCATCCTGGGCATCATCCTCCGGCCCCTGCCCATGGGCGCCGTGGCCATGATCGGCGTGGGCCTCACGGCCATCACGGGCACCCTGCCCATCGGCGACAGCCTCAGCGGCTTCGCGGAAAAGACCCTCTGGCTCATCATCGTGGCCTTCATGTTCGCCCGAGGCTTCATCAAGACGGGCCTCGGCACCCGCATCGCCTACTTCTTCATGCGCCTGCTGGGCAAGCGCACCCTCGGCCTGGCCTACGGCTTCGCCGCCACCGAGTTCGTGCTGGCGCCGGTGGTGCCCAGCAACACCGCCCGCACGGCCGGCATCATCATGCCCATCATGCGTTCCCTGGCCCGGGCCTACGGCAGCAACCCCGAGGACGGCACCGCCCGCAAGATCGGCGCGTACCTCACCATGACCTGCTTCAACCTGGACCTCATCGTCAGCGCCATGTTCCTCACGGCCATGGCCGCCAACCCCATGACCCAGAAGTTCGCCGCGGACTTCGGCATCACCATCACCTGGAACAGCTGGTTCGTGGCCGCCATCGTGCCCGGCCTCGTGGGCCTGCTGGTGATCCCCTATTTCTTCTACAAGCTCTACAAGCCCGAGATCACCGAGACGCCCGAGGCGGTGGAGATGGCCACGGCCAAGCTGAAGGAGATGGGGCGCCCCTCCATGTCCGAATGGCTGATGGTCGCCGTGTTCAGCTTCGTGCTGGTGCTCTGGGTCATCGGCGAGAAGGCCTTCGGCATCGACGGCACCACCGCGGCGCTGCTGGGCCTGGCCCTGCTACTGCTCACGGGCGTGCTGACCTGGAAGGATGTCCTGGAGGAGCACAATGCCTGGGACGTGCTCATCTGGACCGGCGGCCTGATCATGATGGCGGGCTTCCTCAACAAGCTGGGCATGATCCCCTGGTTCAGCAAGGTGGTGGGCGCCTCCATGGCAGGCCACGGCTGGCATTTCGGCTTCCTGGTCCTGGCCGTGACCTACTTCTATGCCCACTACTTCTTCGCCAGCATGACGGCCCACGCCGGCGCCATGTATGCGGCCTTCCTGGGCGTGTCCATCACCCTCGGGGCGCCACCCATGCTCGCCGCGCTGGTGCTCTGCTTCTTCTCCAACCTGCACGCCAGCATGACCCACTACGGGACGGGCCCCGCCCCGGCCATGTTCGGCCTGGGCTACGTGCCCATCGGCACCTGGTGGCGCCTGGGCTTCATGGTCAGCGTCGTGAACATCCTCATCTGGGTGGTCGTGGGCGGCGCCTGGTGGAAGGTGCTGCACCTCTGGTAG
- a CDS encoding porin, translating to MHLRTLACLIAATLLPAQEVDVQAELARQNARLAELEKKAGPKAESAPLAFPEGLTPYVLIDLTVVGKSNATADGRTKVDIGEPFFSGSRWGLKGLLKTNIDGLDIIYKLESEYFLFDGEQGKSNTLFNRDAWIGISGKSFGKITIGRQNTLARDFAVIYCDPFNHAEVNYDEGGWTNNSNFKSLVYYAGGVSVSPVNGGPAQTRMDKGIVWKKANGEGLCLGAAFDMNYEPNTSVRNSTASFALGWNARTWHVSGFYTEANNAGSTATSATFATAPTGYTQKSMSFGGNVNLTPALKINAGYFHYTAEQGPGHPDRSDNAYTLSGSYKLNPKWTLYAGLQSIRVENAGMATATGGIPNAFTNGANAAFYTTGGKDSIYGAVRRHLSKKIEAYAVYDYLKLKDAYYINTRQGQAEYGLGLRISAL from the coding sequence ATGCACCTCCGCACCCTGGCCTGCCTGATCGCGGCCACCCTCCTCCCGGCCCAGGAGGTCGACGTCCAGGCCGAGCTCGCCCGGCAGAACGCGCGTCTCGCCGAACTGGAGAAGAAGGCCGGCCCCAAGGCCGAGAGCGCCCCCCTGGCCTTCCCCGAGGGCCTGACTCCCTACGTGCTGATCGACCTGACCGTGGTGGGCAAGTCCAACGCCACCGCCGATGGCCGGACCAAGGTGGACATCGGCGAGCCCTTCTTCAGCGGGAGCCGCTGGGGCCTGAAGGGCCTGCTCAAGACCAACATCGATGGGCTGGATATCATCTACAAGCTGGAGAGCGAGTACTTCCTCTTCGACGGCGAGCAGGGCAAGAGCAACACCCTGTTCAACCGCGACGCCTGGATCGGCATCAGCGGCAAGTCCTTCGGCAAGATCACCATCGGGCGCCAGAACACCCTGGCCCGGGACTTCGCCGTGATCTACTGCGATCCCTTCAACCACGCCGAAGTGAACTACGACGAGGGCGGCTGGACCAACAACTCCAACTTCAAGTCCCTGGTCTACTACGCCGGTGGCGTCAGCGTCAGCCCTGTCAACGGCGGCCCCGCCCAGACCCGCATGGACAAGGGCATCGTGTGGAAGAAGGCGAACGGGGAGGGCCTTTGCCTCGGCGCGGCCTTCGACATGAACTACGAACCCAATACCTCGGTCCGCAACTCCACCGCCTCGTTCGCCCTGGGCTGGAACGCCCGCACCTGGCACGTGTCCGGCTTCTACACCGAAGCCAACAACGCCGGCAGCACGGCCACCAGCGCCACCTTCGCCACGGCCCCCACCGGCTACACCCAGAAGTCCATGTCCTTCGGGGGCAACGTCAACCTGACTCCCGCGCTGAAGATCAATGCGGGCTACTTCCACTACACCGCCGAGCAGGGCCCGGGCCACCCGGACCGCTCCGACAACGCCTACACCCTGTCCGGTTCGTACAAGCTGAACCCGAAGTGGACCCTGTACGCCGGTCTCCAGTCCATCAGGGTCGAGAACGCAGGCATGGCCACTGCCACGGGCGGCATCCCCAATGCCTTCACCAATGGCGCCAACGCCGCCTTCTACACCACAGGCGGCAAGGACTCCATCTACGGCGCGGTGCGGCGCCACCTCAGCAAGAAGATCGAGGCCTACGCCGTCTACGACTACCTGAAGCTGAAGGACGCCTACTACATCAACACCCGCCAGGGCCAGGCCGAGTACGGCCTCGGCTTGCGGATCTCTGCGCTTTAG
- a CDS encoding ABC transporter substrate-binding protein yields the protein MTRPSRSLALAAVLLAAAAWPGRAAERIVLMVGGIEKIIYLPVKLAQQLGGAQGVVGFYDHTVYMQTQGKAVVSVVQFSQAPGEVELVSARLPKVRTMADLGGQTLGVTGLGSSTQFLSRYLTLSAGLRLNQVTFKPVGTGDSFIEAMSSGAIGAGMTTEPTASRLLASGKARVLVDLRTPEDTARALGGPYPASCLYMQTAWVNRHKPEVQKLVNALVKALRYIQGHTAAEIAAHVPADYYGQDKAIYIRALARSKPIFIPDGRMPANGPANVLRILTHTERSLQGKAVDLTSTYTLEFVNAVK from the coding sequence ATGACGCGCCCATCCAGATCCCTCGCCCTTGCCGCTGTCCTGCTGGCGGCAGCCGCCTGGCCAGGGCGCGCCGCCGAGCGCATCGTCCTGATGGTGGGCGGCATCGAGAAGATCATCTATCTGCCCGTGAAGCTGGCCCAGCAGCTGGGCGGGGCCCAGGGCGTGGTCGGGTTCTACGACCACACCGTCTACATGCAGACCCAGGGCAAGGCCGTGGTGTCGGTGGTCCAGTTCTCGCAGGCCCCGGGCGAAGTGGAGCTGGTGTCTGCCCGGCTGCCCAAGGTGCGCACCATGGCGGACCTCGGCGGCCAGACCCTCGGCGTCACCGGACTCGGCTCGTCCACCCAGTTCCTCTCCCGCTACCTCACCCTGTCGGCGGGGCTGCGGCTGAACCAGGTGACCTTCAAGCCCGTGGGCACGGGTGATTCGTTCATCGAAGCGATGTCCAGTGGCGCCATCGGCGCCGGCATGACGACCGAGCCCACCGCATCGCGGCTGCTCGCCAGCGGCAAGGCGCGGGTGCTGGTGGACCTGCGCACCCCGGAAGACACAGCCAGGGCGCTGGGCGGCCCCTATCCGGCCTCCTGCCTCTACATGCAGACGGCCTGGGTGAACCGCCACAAGCCCGAAGTTCAGAAGCTCGTCAATGCGCTGGTGAAGGCCCTCCGCTACATCCAGGGCCACACGGCGGCCGAGATCGCCGCCCATGTCCCCGCCGACTACTACGGACAGGACAAGGCCATCTACATCAGGGCCCTGGCGCGCAGCAAACCCATCTTCATCCCCGACGGACGGATGCCCGCCAACGGCCCCGCCAACGTCCTTCGCATCCTGACCCACACGGAGCGTTCCCTCCAGGGGAAGGCCGTGGATCTCACCAGCACCTATACCCTGGAATTCGTGAACGCCGTCAAGTGA
- a CDS encoding response regulator yields the protein MKLLLVEDNRALSEWLARTLRADKYTVECAQDGLEADGLLRTEVYDLVILDLALPGLDGREILKRLRSRRNAVPVLILTAFDATRDRVEGLDFGADDYMVKPFEVHELEARIRALLRRVNQQKNPVFACGSLVYDSNRREFTLAGAPLALTPREHAVLEGLMMKAGRTVSKKALAESLYSLDQDVNPDAIEIYVHRLRRKLEPGDAVIVTLRGLGYLLKPRHEV from the coding sequence ATGAAACTTCTGCTGGTCGAGGACAACCGCGCCCTCTCCGAGTGGCTGGCCCGGACCCTGAGGGCGGACAAGTACACGGTGGAGTGCGCCCAGGACGGCCTGGAGGCGGATGGCCTCCTCCGCACGGAGGTCTACGACCTGGTGATCCTGGACCTCGCCCTCCCGGGGCTGGATGGCCGGGAGATTCTCAAGCGCCTCCGGAGCCGGCGCAATGCCGTGCCGGTGCTGATCCTCACGGCCTTCGACGCCACCCGGGACCGGGTGGAGGGCCTCGATTTCGGCGCCGACGACTACATGGTCAAGCCCTTCGAGGTGCACGAGCTGGAGGCCCGCATCCGGGCCCTGCTCCGGCGCGTCAACCAGCAGAAGAACCCGGTGTTCGCCTGCGGCTCCCTGGTCTACGACAGCAACCGCCGCGAGTTCACCCTGGCGGGCGCGCCCCTGGCCCTGACGCCCCGGGAGCACGCCGTGCTGGAGGGGCTGATGATGAAGGCCGGCCGGACGGTGAGCAAGAAGGCCCTGGCCGAGAGCCTGTACTCCCTGGACCAGGACGTGAACCCGGACGCCATCGAGATCTACGTCCACCGGCTCCGCAGGAAGCTCGAGCCGGGCGATGCGGTGATCGTGACGCTCCGGGGCCTCGGCTACCTCCTGAAGCCGCGCCATGAGGTCTGA
- a CDS encoding sensor histidine kinase, producing MRSDRALSLRARLLLWLLVPLGGLALMNLALARREARRTADMVQDRLLLGSARIIAQQIRFEDGLLDVAIPPAALELFQSGAQDRVYYRIASPQGVLLSGYAELPSPAEAPRPEESVYFQTEVRGEPVRVVAYAQPVFAAPAEGPVIIEVAQTLQDHDQLARKLWTTTLRQDLWTLALAGLLIWFALRRGLKDILRLRDEVGRRTPGSLEPLRSGPMPQELQPLVGALNGYIQRLDAQMAVRSRFIANASHQLRTPFAVLQTQASHGLRSADPALKDEVLEAMSGSVRQGTRLVNQLLALSRAEAGTLAHRPGERVDLADLAQRVLEEQATLAQSRNIDLGFDRPEGRLDLAAPSAMLHELVANLVDNALRYTPPGGRVTLALRRADGAPVLAIEDNGPGIPPADRVRVFERFCRLGNDDTPGCGLGLSIVQEVARALGAEVRLSDPASGSGLVVTVAFPAGLAG from the coding sequence ATGAGGTCTGACCGCGCTCTCAGCCTCCGGGCCCGCCTGCTGCTGTGGCTGCTGGTGCCCCTGGGTGGCCTGGCCCTCATGAACCTCGCCCTGGCCCGGCGGGAGGCGCGGCGGACGGCCGACATGGTGCAGGACCGCCTGCTGCTGGGTTCGGCCCGCATCATCGCCCAGCAGATCCGGTTCGAGGACGGCCTGCTGGACGTGGCCATCCCGCCCGCGGCCCTGGAGCTCTTCCAGTCCGGGGCCCAGGACCGCGTGTACTACCGCATCGCCTCGCCCCAGGGCGTGCTCCTCTCGGGCTACGCGGAGCTGCCCTCCCCGGCGGAAGCGCCCCGACCGGAGGAGTCGGTGTACTTTCAGACCGAAGTCCGCGGCGAGCCCGTCCGGGTGGTGGCCTACGCGCAACCCGTCTTCGCGGCTCCGGCGGAGGGCCCGGTGATCATCGAGGTGGCCCAGACCCTCCAGGACCACGACCAGCTGGCCCGCAAGCTCTGGACCACCACCCTGCGGCAGGACCTGTGGACCCTGGCCCTTGCCGGCCTCCTGATCTGGTTCGCCCTGCGGCGGGGCCTGAAGGACATCCTCCGGCTCCGGGATGAAGTCGGGCGGCGTACGCCCGGGTCCCTCGAGCCGCTGCGGTCCGGCCCCATGCCTCAGGAGCTCCAGCCCCTGGTGGGGGCCCTCAATGGCTACATCCAGCGCCTGGACGCCCAGATGGCCGTCCGCAGTCGCTTCATCGCCAACGCCTCCCACCAGCTCCGTACCCCCTTCGCCGTGCTCCAGACCCAGGCCAGCCATGGCCTGCGCAGCGCCGATCCGGCCCTCAAGGACGAAGTCCTGGAGGCCATGTCCGGCAGCGTCCGTCAGGGGACCCGCCTGGTGAACCAGCTGCTCGCCCTGTCCCGGGCCGAGGCTGGGACCTTGGCCCACCGGCCCGGCGAGCGGGTGGACCTGGCGGACCTCGCCCAGCGGGTGCTCGAGGAGCAGGCGACCCTGGCCCAGTCCCGGAACATCGACCTGGGCTTCGACCGCCCCGAGGGACGCCTGGATCTGGCCGCCCCGTCCGCCATGCTCCACGAGCTGGTGGCCAACCTCGTGGACAACGCCCTCCGCTACACCCCTCCTGGCGGGCGGGTCACCCTCGCACTCCGGAGGGCGGATGGGGCCCCGGTCCTGGCCATCGAGGACAACGGGCCCGGCATCCCCCCCGCCGATCGGGTCCGGGTGTTCGAGCGGTTCTGCCGGCTCGGCAACGACGACACGCCCGGGTGCGGCCTGGGGCTGTCCATCGTCCAGGAGGTGGCCCGCGCCCTGGGCGCCGAGGTCCGGCTGTCGGACCCCGCTTCGGGTTCCGGCCTGGTCGTCACGGTGGCATTCCCGGCCGGGCTGGCCGGGTAG
- a CDS encoding glycosyltransferase codes for MDPYLSIVIPIYNEEENIPALWGRLSRVMAEHFTDPAKPWEIIFTDDGSRDRSLPMLIDIAKAEPRVKVVEFNRNYGQHSAIFGAFAEVGGRIIVTLDADLQNPPEEIPKLVAKVEEGYDVVGGWRQGRQENDSFFRTMPSKIVNAVTRKTTGVRLHDYGCMLRAYSRDVVDAMLLCKERSSFIPALANSFAKRITEVPVAHAERAAGESKYGLWKLINLQFDLLTSFSLLPLQMLSVFGVITAAFGFLLFLGLVVYRFLHPEGTAQGVFTLFAILFFFVGCQFIAFGLLGEYIGRIYQEVRDRPRYMVKKVHQAK; via the coding sequence ATGGACCCCTACCTGAGCATCGTCATCCCCATCTACAACGAGGAGGAGAACATCCCCGCGCTGTGGGGGCGCCTCTCCAGGGTGATGGCAGAGCACTTCACGGATCCGGCCAAGCCCTGGGAGATCATCTTCACGGACGACGGCAGCCGGGACCGCAGCCTGCCCATGCTCATCGACATCGCGAAGGCCGAGCCCCGGGTGAAGGTGGTGGAGTTCAACCGGAACTACGGCCAGCACAGCGCGATCTTCGGAGCCTTCGCCGAGGTGGGGGGCCGGATCATCGTCACCCTGGACGCGGACCTCCAGAATCCGCCCGAGGAGATCCCCAAGCTGGTGGCCAAGGTGGAGGAGGGCTACGACGTGGTGGGCGGCTGGCGCCAGGGCCGCCAGGAGAACGACAGCTTCTTCCGCACCATGCCCAGCAAGATCGTCAACGCGGTCACCCGCAAGACCACGGGGGTGCGGCTCCACGACTACGGCTGCATGCTGCGGGCCTACAGCCGCGACGTGGTGGACGCCATGCTGCTCTGCAAGGAGCGCTCGAGCTTCATCCCGGCCCTGGCCAACAGCTTCGCCAAGCGCATCACCGAGGTGCCCGTGGCCCACGCCGAACGCGCCGCCGGCGAGAGCAAGTACGGCCTCTGGAAGCTCATCAACCTCCAGTTCGACCTGCTCACCAGCTTCAGCCTGCTGCCCCTGCAGATGCTCAGCGTGTTCGGCGTCATCACGGCGGCCTTCGGGTTCCTGCTCTTCCTCGGCCTGGTGGTCTACCGCTTCCTGCACCCGGAAGGCACGGCCCAGGGCGTGTTCACGCTGTTCGCCATCCTCTTCTTCTTCGTGGGCTGCCAGTTCATCGCCTTCGGCCTGCTGGGCGAGTACATCGGCCGCATCTACCAGGAAGTCCGCGACCGGCCCCGGTACATGGTGAAGAAGGTCCACCAGGCGAAGTAG
- a CDS encoding response regulator transcription factor, which produces MPEPKILLVEDELSLAEGIKLNLEMEGLSCTWIPRGDQALRQILAENYDLVILDVMLPGMDGFTICEKVREAKNFTPVLFLTAKNTDDDRVHGFETGADDYLGKPFQVKELLLRVRAILRREAWYKSREMSSRQAFGPHWVDFDNYCGEGPNGPFQLGMKECMILRLLMERPGQVVSRTDILDKVWGEDAYPTSRTVDNFIVRIRRVMEQDAHHPRWVHTIRSVGYQFDPEGKQRKGEE; this is translated from the coding sequence ATGCCCGAGCCCAAGATCCTGCTGGTGGAAGATGAGCTGAGCCTCGCCGAGGGCATCAAGCTGAACCTGGAGATGGAGGGCCTCTCCTGCACCTGGATCCCCCGGGGCGACCAGGCCCTGAGGCAGATCCTGGCGGAGAACTACGACCTGGTGATCCTGGACGTGATGCTGCCGGGCATGGACGGCTTCACCATCTGCGAGAAGGTGCGCGAGGCCAAGAACTTCACTCCGGTTCTCTTCCTCACGGCCAAGAACACCGATGACGACCGCGTGCACGGCTTCGAGACCGGCGCCGACGACTACCTGGGCAAGCCCTTCCAGGTGAAGGAGCTCCTGCTGCGGGTGCGGGCCATCCTCCGCCGCGAGGCCTGGTACAAGAGCCGGGAGATGAGCAGCCGCCAGGCCTTCGGCCCGCACTGGGTGGACTTCGACAACTACTGCGGCGAGGGCCCCAACGGCCCCTTCCAGCTGGGCATGAAAGAGTGCATGATCCTCCGCCTGCTCATGGAGCGGCCCGGCCAGGTGGTGAGCCGCACGGACATTCTGGACAAGGTCTGGGGCGAGGACGCCTACCCCACCAGCCGCACCGTGGACAACTTCATCGTCCGCATCCGGCGCGTGATGGAGCAGGACGCGCATCACCCCCGCTGGGTCCACACCATCCGGAGCGTGGGCTACCAGTTCGACCCGGAAGGCAAGCAGCGGAAGGGCGAGGAATAG